From the genome of Denticeps clupeoides chromosome 4, fDenClu1.1, whole genome shotgun sequence, one region includes:
- the foxq1a gene encoding forkhead box protein Q1a, whose amino-acid sequence MKLEVFCGSHFDAESLEEELGSDGDCGAHSPTPVAPGAEGKGKPYTRRPKPPYSYIALIAMAIRDSGSGRLTLAEINDYLMKKFPFFRGTYTGWRNSVRHNLSLNDCFLKVLRDPSRPWGKDNYWMLNPHSEYTFADGVFRRRRKRIGKKAGKEPASVGPGSPCPPPASSSSSPSAKFSSPFAIDSILSKPFRREDPEEPGPLLGLGWPAAPYVLRGPPFLVDTSAAQALRAYSAAYEGFGGPRDAPAAKADAHHPFRIDYLLS is encoded by the coding sequence atgaaGCTGGAGGTGTTCTGCGGGAGCCACTTCGACGCGGAGtccctggaggaggagctgggcTCGGACGGGGACTGCGGAGCGCACAGCCCCACACCTGTCGCGCCCGGCGCGGAGGGGAAGGGCAAGCCGTACACGCGGAGACCGAAGCCGCCCTACTCCTACATCGCCCTCATCGCCATGGCGATCCGCGACTCCGGCTCGGGCAGGCTCACCCTGGCGGAGATCAACGACTACCTCATGAAGAAGTTCCCCTTCTTCCGTGGGACCTACACGGGCTGGAGGAACTCGGTGCGCCACAACCTGTCGCTGAACGACTGCTTCCTGAAGGTGCTGCGCGACCCGTCGCGCCCGTGGGGCAAGGACAACTACTGGATGCTGAACCCGCACAGCGAGTACACGTTCGCGGACGGCGTGTTTCGGCGCAGGAGGAAGCGCATCGGCAAGAAGGCCGGCAAGGAGCCCGCGTCCGTGGGTCCCGGGAGCCCGTGCCCGCCGCcggcgtcctcctcctcctccccatccGCCAAGTTCTCCAGCCCCTTCGCCATAGACAGCATCCTCAGCAAGCCCTTCCGGAGGGAGGACCCCGAGGAGCCGGGCCCCCTCCTCGGCCTCGGGTGGCCCGCGGCGCCCTACGTCCTGCGGGGTCCCCCCTTCCTCGTGGACACCAGCGCCGCGCAGGCGCTGCGCGCCTACAGCGCCGCGTACGAGGGGTTCGGGGGACCCCGGGACGCCCCCGCGGCCAAAGCGGACGCTCACCATCCTTTCAGGATAGACTACCTGCTGTCCTAA
- the foxf2a gene encoding forkhead box protein F2a — MTTESAQQPSLRSSPASGVLLPALDVATSSSSSSSSTSTKGKKPSSGMRRPEKPPYSYIALIVMAIQSSPTKRLTLSEIYQFLQARFPFFRGAYQGWKNSVRHNLSLNECFIKLPKGLGRPGKGHYWTIDPGSEFMFEEGSFRRRPRGFRRKCQALKPMYRMMNGIGFGASMLPQNFDFQPPSASLACHANGYNLDVMSNAMSGVPGGYDSLAAGHHVPHMSPSPGSTYMAACQATASGDYGPDGCSSPIHSPAAPSGSLDCHSPYSAATAHWAPATVSPYIKQQPAASGSPSPSPYSLEQSYLHHGARDPAGDVPVGIPRYQSHSSPVCDRKDFVLNFNGITSFHPGASGSYYHHQLHHHHHHHHPQAACQDVKPCVM, encoded by the exons ATGACGACCGAGAGCGCGCAGCAGCCTTCCCTGAGGTCCAGCCCGGCGTCCGGAGTCCTGCTGCCCGCGCTGGACGtcgccacctcctcctcctcctcctcctcctccacctccaccaagGGGAAGAAGCCGAGCTCCGGCATGCGGCGCCCCGAGAAGCCGCCGTACTCGTACATCGCGCTGATCGTCATGGCGATCCAGAGCTCCCCGACCAAGCGGCTGACGCTGAGCGAGATCTACCAGTTCCTGCAGGCCCGCTTCCCCTTCTTCAGGGGCGCGTACCAGGGCTGGAAGAACTCCGTGCGCCACAACCTGTCCCTCAACGAGTGCTTCATCAAGCTGCCCAAGGGCCTGGGCAGGCCGGGCAAGGGACACTACTGGACCATCGACCCGGGCAGCGAGTTCATGTTCGAGGAGGGCTCGTTCCGCCGCAGACCGCGCGGCTTTCGCAGGAAGTGCCAGGCTCTGAAGCCCATGTACCGGATGATGAACGGCATCGGCTTCGGCGCGTCCATGTTGCCCCAGAACTTCGACTTCCAGCCGCCCTCCGCGTCCCTGGCGTGCCACGCCAACGGCTACAACCTGGACGTGATGTCCAACGCCATGTCCGGCGTGCCGGGGGGATACGACAGCCTCGCCGCGGGCCACCACGTCCCCCACATGTCGCCCAGCCCCGGGTCCACCTACATGGCCGCGTGTCAGGCGACGGCGAGCGGGGACTACGGCCCGGACGGCTGCAGCAGCCCCATCCACTCGCCCGCGGCCCCCAGCGGCTCCCTGGACTGCCACTCCCCGTACTCCGCCGCCACCGCGCACTGGGCCCCGGCCACCGTGTCCCCGTACATCAAGCAGCAGCCCGCGGCGTCCGGCAGCCCGAGCCCGTCGCCCTACTCCCTGGAGCAGAGCTACCTGCACCACGGCGCCAGGGACCCGGCGGGGGACGTCCCAG TGGGAATTCCTCGGTATCAGAGTCACTCCTCGCCGGTGTGCGACAGGAAAGACTTCGTGTTGAACTTTAACGGCATCACGTCGTTCCACCCCGGCGCCAGCGGGTCGTACTACCACCACcagctccaccaccaccaccaccaccaccacccgcaGGCCGCGTGCCAGGACGTCAAGCCGTGCGTCATGTGA